The stretch of DNA accctaacaccTAAACTCAAATACcacaaccctaaaccctaaaccctaacccctaaactcaaaaccctaaactcaaAAAACACAACCCTCAACCCAAAAACcataaccctaaacccaaacaccacaaccctaaacccttaaaccctaaacccaaaaactacaaccctaaaccctaaaccataaaccctaaaccctaaacccaaaacccaCAACCATAAACCCTATACCCAAAAACtacaaccctaaccctaaaccctaaaccataaaccctaaacgataaaccctaaaccctaaaccctaaacactaaaccctaaaccctaacccctaaactcaaaaaccacaactctaaaccctaaatttaaaaaccacaaccctaaaccctaaactcaaaccctaaaccctaaaccttaatccttaaaccctaaaaccctactctaaaaccaaaaccttaaaccctaaaaccctaaattgaagAATCAAGCGTTGAGGCAACGTCGTTTGTTGGCGGTCCGGCGGTGGCCCGGCGGTTCTCCGGCGGTGGTCCGGCCGTGGTCCGGCGGTTCTCCGACGGTTTTTTGGCGGTTCTCCGGCGGTCTCCGACGGTGGCCCGGCGGTAGTGGTTGGaggaaatctaaaccctaagggATAGTAAATTGAGAACCCTAGTGGTAATAATGGTAAAGAGGTGGTGGCCGCCGAAGAACCGCCGGAGGTGGTGACGCCGGAGGTGGTGGCGATGGCAGGTGGTCAgaagatggtggtggtgatgaaagATAGTGAAGGGGTAAAAATTGgtattatacatataatatagaGTATATAATCAATACATAGTTAGTatagttagttattaaattatagaattttttttggtcatacaACCCAATTCCCCTTTTAATaatgtggttttgtttttttatttggtgtttttttgCATTAAGTAGATTATAGTgagaagttttacaaatttgttagtaattagttgtgtttattttgaaatttggttttgtatttcatgtttttaaatttCCTAAGTATAGGTTACTAACGGTTCCGGATACGGATAATGGAAATCGATATCCGGCGGAGACGGATCGAGTGAATACAACTTGGCAACCGCTTTTATTTTATCGTCTTTGATCTTGGTGGAGTCGCAGAACCATATCTCCAAACCATGTGCGTGAAAACACTATATAGGCGAAGACTGACATGTCTATCTACGAATGTAGCTTTAGGTTAAgagtatatttgtaaaataataaagaattcTAATGGAGAATTAGCTACCAAACCCAAAATAGTCGAACgtgaaaaaacaaaagccaaTCGGAATGGAGCTAGTCTATAAGTAATAATAAGTCATGTTCTAGTTGAACAACCCGAGGAAGTAGAAAACTTTATTGGTTTGCTTTGGATTTGGAGTTGCTTTAGTCGCAAACCACAgacacacacactcacacacttgtgttctgttttcttattgaaAGTTGTTGTAAACTAATAATTGAGGATAAATCGCAAAACAtggaaaaatacatttttttcgttataaataataaaaatattattcctCTAATTCTCGTATTTGGTCGCAGAATccaacttaataaaaaaattaaaataaattattatttttttaggaagagagagagagagagagattcagcAGATGACACGAATCACTCCAccatagctttttttttgttctctttcgaTTCCGCGTAGTAGtagagagaaaacattgttgttgggtttggtttcgATCGATTTCTAGAAACtggttttggtaaaaaaatctCAGCTTTTAAAGTGAACAcactttactctctctctctctctctataaacGTATCTTCTTGGTTTCCATTTACCAACTGGGTTTTGCTTCATTACAGTGACTTCAAGTTTCAGATTACTTCTCTTTAAGCTTTTAAaggtttgtgttttctttcttctttactctgtttctttgttgtgTTGTCTCATGGCTTAATTAAAAGATCCCATCTTTGAAAGTTATTACACCGCCATTTAAAATTGTTGAACAGTTCGTGTGACCAGATTGCTTCCTAAATATAACCttattaatttggtaattaatGTGTAACCAaatctaactttttttaatttcatatcaTTAACTAGTATTTAGAGTTGTATTTACTTTCCCTAGATCtggagaagcaaaacaaaaaaaaaaatccaagaaaatttataattcCAGTTTTAAAAACGCTTTGTCTTTTTATTAATACGAATCCTTCCTTAGCCGTTTCGCTTTCACAGTGGCCCAGATTGTGTTCGTCTGTATCTGGGAGTGTGAGTATGTATACTCTGAAAGGAGCCatctttgtgtgtttctttcaagcttttttattatcttcttctaatctatcatttttttttggtattagattataaagtttcaatttttattttgcaatatGGACGTCTGATTCTTGTGTTTCTCGTTTAGATTTCTCAGAAAGACACATTCTTGTTGCATGCGCGTAGATCAGGTTTATATAGAGAAACTGAGATTTTGGGTGAAGGTTTGAATTGGTTTCTTTGATTCTCTGTTCTTGTGAAGGGAAGAACACAAAAGACGGTGGCTTTGGTGAGTTTTTTTCTGATTgcttaaagattttaaaattgtctttttgtttttgtatggaatttgatgaattttgatgtTCATGTAGCTCGGTAAATAGATTATGGAACATGATTTACCGTCTATTAAATCATGGAAGTCACTTGTTAAGAGAAGAAACAATGCTCAAGATGGGGtaaaagcttttcttttttttgctctatAGATCTCGGTTACTTCACATTGTGATATCCCGGTTAGTGAggcttttgattttgatgtggGAATGGTGGAAATTTGCAGGGTAAATCGTCGTGGAAGATGAAGCCGGTTATGGCAGTCATGTGTACAGTACTTTTGATCTTTTGGTATAAGACTACTAATATCCAATATGAACAGACAGAGGTATTGTGGAACAGCTCGTTTTGATTTCTTTCAGAGACTTTTGAATGTTTTGATGTATAActcttttgtttggtatatGCTTTACTTAGATAGAAGAAACAGATTATCCATTTGAGATGGCTAAGGTAACATTTtgaatctctttgttttctaaTGTTTGATGCATGTTGCTGGTCTAAAGTTGATGTGTGGGTATGCGATCTTGTTCAGGAATCTGAACCGGTCAGTGAAAAGTTGAAAGGTTTGCCTTTTGGTATCATGCAACCTAGATCAGATTTGGAGTTAAAGCCACTTTGGTCAAGTAGTAGTTTGAGGTCAAAGGTTAGATTTTTTTATGTAAGGTTAACTAAGATAGAGGAATCAGTTATGTGGAGGAATTCTCTGATCTCTGTTGTTATCTTACAAATAGAGTGGCGAATTGACCAACCGTAACTTGTTGGCAATGCCAGTAGGACTTAAGCAAAAGGATAATGTTGACGCTGTTGTAAAGAAGGTAATAAGCATGCTTTGTCTATATATGTCAGTGAAATAAACGAGGCTGGTATGTGATTAGTTTCTGTTCTAATGTTAgttagtttgtttgttgtattcaGTTCCTTCCGGCAAATTTCACTGTAATTCTATTTCATTATGATGGAAACATGGATCAATGGTGGGATCTAGAGTGGAGCTCAAAAGCCATACACATAGTTGCACATAACCAGACAAAATGGTATTAACAtgtatttgatataaaataCAAACTGGTATTAACATGTATTtgatataaaatctattaagATCAACTATAGCCATAGTTTGTACTTTGTATAGCTTTGTAACAATGGTTTTGTTCAAAAACTTTGATTTTACTCAGGTGGTTCGCAAAACGATTTCTCCATCCTGATATCGTCTCCACAtatgattatgtttttctttgggACGAAGATCTTGGAGTGGAGAATTTCAACCCACAAAGGTTTATTTTCAATTTCCCCTTCACTTGTATATAGACAACCCATAAAGGTATAATCTTGGAGGGCCTTTCCTAAACAAGTCTCTCTGCAGGTACCTGAGGATAGTTAAATCAGCAGGACTGGAGATATCTCAACCAGCCTTGCACCCAAATTCAACTGAAGTTCACCATAGACTTACAGTCCGGTCTAGAACGAAAACATTTCATAGGTGAGTTCCTATGAACCATTTGTTTAAGGACTTCTCTTGattatttgtgtgttttaggtACTTATATCAAATGGTTACAAAACTGCAGACGAGTTTACGACAGTAGGGGCAATATGAAGTGCTCAAATGCTAGCGAAGGGCCTCCCTGCACCGGGTAAAATTTCTCAAGTAACATAACAATATAATACTTCTTTATATACCAAGACACAGACATTAATGTCATTGTTTCTCTATTTCCAGATTTGTTGAAGGAATGGCTCCAGTGTTTTCAAGATCTGCCTGGTTTTGCACTTGGAATCTAATACAAGTAAATTTTACAAGATGAACATTTATAACAAGATAATCTGTTTACTTTTTTAATGCAATTGCATCCAactattattgattttttgcGGTTTGCAGAATGATCTGGTTCATGGTTGGGGAATGGATATGAAACTTGGGTACTGTGCTCAGGTAAAGTCCACAACAGCGCTAGCATTCATTATTAGCATTGTGGCCTGATTGCATTCTCTAGATGAATCGGTTTTAAACGTTGTTATAGGGTGACCGTAGCAAGAAAGTAGGCATTGTCGATAGCGAATATATCTTCCATCAAGGTATTCAAACACTAGGTGGAAGTGGTGATCCTGATAAGAAGGTCAGTTACTCACTCTACTTCCCCCCTCCATATTCTCCTTGTTAAATACTAAATACTGAATAATCTCTCTTCCTAATTATTACAGAACTCAGCTCGCAGCGGAGTGACTCGGGTAAGCACTATCTTTAACATCCAGTTCCTCATTTCCTTGCCTGTAAAATAAACAGACAATTTCACAACTTttgtcaccttttttttttgtaaacagaAACGAGGTTCTCCGACTTTTGATTCAAGGACAGAGGTGAGTTTATTTCCCCATGACGAAACTGATTTTATCCGTAGAGCCAGGAGTGAGGAGTGTAATTTCTGTATGTGTTTTCATGAACAGATACGGAGACAATCAACATGGGAGCTTCGAACTTTTAAAGAAAGGTGGAACCAAGCGGTTGCAGAAGACAAGAATTGGGTCGACCGGTCTTCATCGACTCGGAATCGAAATGGTAACAACCGGAGATTAAAAAGAAGTAGTGTGATTCCAAGTTTAGTGCAGAGGAAAGCTGAAGAGactacaacataaaaaaaaagaaaacacatacaGTTTTTACTCAGATCAAATATAgaaaagtttttgttctttggggttctcattgttatatatataagtcaataGTTTGATCATTTTACTCTCTTTGATTAGTGTAGTTTTCATGGTCTTCTTCTTTAGATGTGGTTTGGTCTCTCTCCATCTTTGCTTAATTCCAATTATTTTagtatgtttttctttaaaaaaaaggttcatATTAAAAtcggttttttaaaaaatactaataaatttagggataaagttaatttttttttttttctcaataaactctctttttctttgtagatATAAAAAGTAAAGATAATATCACGTTAAAGGTTTTCCTCCATCATTTTCatgttggaaaaaaacaaatataaggCAAAGGCAGCAAAATTTAAtggttttgtaatataattCCAAATTTCTTATTAAAACTTGAGCTATATTTTCTCTATTAATTAAAAGGACAACTAATatcgttttttaaaaacattttgtgatGGACTTTTCAAACGTTCTTATAAGCAGACAAGATCATTTGACCAAAAGAAGGACAATTTCAATTCTTCCTATGTACTCATtagaaaattcaaattatttgaaACTACTTGAGTCgttgaataatttatttatatatatatatataagaggcTAATACTTAATTTTTCCTTACGTTTCTGATtgacattaattaataaaataaattaattttacaactaataaaatattgaaatattaagTGTAAAGTACTAAGGAAGattgctgtcaaaaaaaaaagtactaaggaagattaaaaaataaaatcagatcAGATTAGAGATGATTAACATTTAACAAGAataaacccaaaatatattatttactaatttaataAGACACGCTTTTGTGTAATTAAGTATATGTCTGCATATTAGATATAGAGCTTGACTTCAACGTTCGGGCTATTCCTCGGTCCGTGCTCAAGATCTTAGATCGATTTCTaaagtcttcttctccttcttcttcagttatCTATCTATCAAGCACGTTGAATCGTCTGAAGCTTTAATCTTCCATAGCCATGGCTAATCGTTATGATCCAAATCCTTtcgctgaggaagaagaagtcaatCCTTTCGCTGTAAGCTTTTTTTGACTTTTGGGATTTTAACTCGTAAAAACTACAACTTTTAATGGCTCTTCAATCTATGGGGTTTTCGGATTTGAATCTTGTAAAAATTTATCGGGTTTTTTTACTTAGGGTTTAAGTTTCTGCTGTTGATTTGATAAAATCTGGAACTGGGTTCAATGAAATTGAggtttttaagagattttgtAATGAAAGATTTGATAAAGTTTCTACCTTTGTATCGAAATCTATACTTTTTGGTTGATTGATTGATCAAGTGTTGTTCTTGAGGTTTGTTATGCTTTTCTCTGAACTGATTTGTGTGATGCTTGTGAATCCAATTATGTTGTTTTAGAATCCTAAAGGTGTTCCACCTGCATCGAATTCGAGACTTTCGCCTTTGCCTCCGGAGCCTGTTGGTTTCGATTATGGTCGTACAGTAGACATTCCTCTTGACAGACCTGGTGGTACACAGGTTGGTTAGAGATTagagattttaattatattatatgtgttttttttgggtgattAGGTGGTGGATCTTGGAGTTAGTAGTGATTAACGTTTTGTGTCTTGTTTGGGAATCtaggatttgaagaagaaagagaaggaactTCAAGCCAAAGAAGCTGAGCTAAGAAGACGGGAGCAGGTATATTGACTGCTATAATTAGTTAAAAGATAAAAGCTTTGACTTATCCACTATGAGCCTTCTCCTTCATTTGAtctttttctcagtttttgttctttttaaagaTCTATGAGTTAAGTGTACTGGAGACTTTGACTCTTGTTTTAAAGAATTGTAATCTTTAGATAGCTCTTTGCAATGGTTCTATGTGTGCAGACATGATTGTTTCCTTGTATACATTTTCAAACCTTTTGAAATTCGCATTACCTAGCAACGGTGTTGTTGTTATTCATttgaatgttttattttgtggttcTATGTAGGACCTCAAACGGAAAGAAGATGCTGCTGCACGAGGTACTACAATATACTCTTTTCAAGCCTTTCTTTGTTTCCTAGCTGTGTCCTTGAGATTTGAACTTGTTGTTAACTGTTTTAACTTAGATATGTTTTTTCTGCTATCAAAGTTATGAATTTTGCGGTTCTCTCTATGCAGCTGGAATTGTTATCGAAGTGAAAAACTGGCCGCCTTTCTTCCCTATTATACACCATGACATTGCAAATGAAATTCCGGTTCATCTCCAAAGACTACAATATGTTACTTTTGCGACGTATTTGGGTACATATTTTGTTGTCCCAAGTTAACAATTTCCATTTGATGCAAATACTTCATCTTTCCTGCATTTATATTCAAATCTAAAGgattacatttttttccttctatacTCGTTGCttctttattcatttatttgaCACACATGTAATTCATGTTTGGCAGGTTTGGTTCTTTGTCTTTTCTGGAATATCATTGCCGTTACTACAGCTTGGATCAAAGGAGAAGGTTTGTTTTTAAGTCTATTTCAAAGTTTGCTCGTTCTCCTCTAGGATTTCTTAACTGATATGTCTTGGTTTTAACAAGAGTTTGGTTTTATGTCTTGCAGGAGTGACGATATGGCTTCTTGCTGTTATTTACTTCATAGCGGGTGTCCCAGGAGGCTATGTGTTATGGTATCGGCCACTCTACCGTGCCTTCAGGTTCTTACTTGGATTCTTCTACTTTCAAAGTCTGGATTTGTTGTTCAGAATATTATGTTACTGAGTTTATCACGTTTCTGTTGAATGTTTGCAGAACCGATAGTGCATTGAGCTTTGGATGGTTTTTCTTGTTCTACATGGTGCGCAACGATTATAACTTCTATGGTTTTTCTTACATTTATGcttgatataaaaaattacttCTGACACCTTGTTCTTGGTGCAGCTCCACATTGCTTTCTGCGTCTTTGCTGCTGTTGCCCCACCTGTCGTCTTCAAAGGAAAATCTCTTGCGTAAGTTCCTTTTTTTACAGAACTCTCTAAACGATTCAAGATTGATCTTGTCACTGTGTTTGGTAATCTGAGAGTGGAGAAACCTCATTTaccaaagcaaacaacaaaaaaaaatttgttcgaATCTTGATAACCATTCTGGTACCTGTAACTAGCATACTCCACAAAATAATAGCTGTACAAGTAGTTGTTATCCATTGTTCTTGGAAAATtctctaaccttttttttgtaatcgacttttctttcttgtatcaGTGGGATCTTACCTGCAATAGATGTCTTAAGCGGTCAAGCAATTGTTGGGGTAAGCTCTCTCACCCTTTACTGGTCTTCGAGGATCTTAAAAAGAGTTCTAAGATATTAAAAAAGCGTGAAGCATGAGCTGATCATATGGATCAATTATCTGATATGTGTTCTGTTTACAGATTTTCTACTtcattggatttggatttttctgCCTCGAATCAGTGGTTAGCATATGGGTTATTCAGGTCTCTCTTCACCTCCCATCACTAATATATCAGTCTTTGAACATGGTTTTATACATCTGTAATCGTTTTCttaacattttgattttgggATGGATTTGTATTGTTTGAGCAGCAAGTGTATATGTACTTCCGAGGCAGCGGGAAACAAGATCAAATGAGAAGGGAAGCGGCAAGAGGAGCTTTAAGAGCCGCTGTTTGAGAGCTCTCCTTGTAAAATTCTTGGTTTGTGTACCTAATCTTCACTGTTACTTTCAATTTTCAGATTCTGCCTTTCTCTCTCGTTATCCCTCTCTCTGcttgtaaaccaaaaaaaaagattcaatttttccTTGTACCTTTATCTCATGTAAATTTGTTTGTTCAAAAGTGAGAGTTCAGATTCATACCATTTTGGGATTATTAGTTGGAATTTATGAGAACCCATCTTACATCCACACTTAAGTTTTGTGTTGCGTTTGTCTTTCTATATAACATCAGTGGCTATTTAACACATATAATCTTGAATTAGTTTTTAAACATGTCATAGAGATTAGTCTGAAAATAACGTTTTGTATCCACTGATGTTTTACTACGGGTAAAAAAAGAAAGCTATAtgtagtactagtagtagttTCTGTCTTTCTGAGGCCTTTGAGGAACATTTTTGGTTAAAGTAACCAACCATATGATATAGTATCATTTATTGTAAGATAAATGAAAACTTACCAAATCGAGAAAGATTGAAAAGACtatataacataatatatttaaataaataaacattttacCACGACATTCACATTTTTAACAATAAGCCACACACTTCTTACAATCAATGGTGCAACCACCGCCTcccccaccaccaccgtatCCTTTTCCGGAACGGCTAAAAGACTTGAAACACTTCGCGGGACAAGTCAGCTTCTTCATGTGACAGTGACCTTTCTCTTTACAAATCACCGTTGGTCTCACCACACCTCCTTTGTTATATCCGCCACTAGGTCCCCCGTAACCACCGCCGTATCCTCCACCAATGTTTCCCCAATCTTTGCCACTGAAACCCGGTAAACCAAAACCGGTTCCTGGTTCGGTTCCAGGTCCAAAGTATCCCCCAGATGATCCATAGCCCTTGTCATTCTTGTTATTATTACCTTTGGAGTTTTTCTTGAGCTGATCCGAGTAGGATCCTGTTGATGATTCGGGTCGAGTGGGGCGTGAGTGGGAGAGTGTAAGTGTGAGAAGCAAAATCATGAAGAGGAGACTGAGTTTTGTAATCATTCTTTTGTGTAGGAGTTGGATTTGGTTTTCTTGATTCAGTGGTTCGTGAAGTaaagagaaatgtttatttatagagaaaaatgttttatatgttttgttatatGTAAAGGATTTTGTAGTTGTTTGTTTATAAGGGAATTAATTATATAGCCTAATAGCTACAAAGCATTAATTGGTTTCGAGGAGGAGTTGGGTGATAGTTGAAATAAAGTCACATTATATGTATAGACGAACTTGACTTTTTGCA from Camelina sativa cultivar DH55 chromosome 9, Cs, whole genome shotgun sequence encodes:
- the LOC104714458 gene encoding uncharacterized protein LOC104714458, which gives rise to MEHDLPSIKSWKSLVKRRNNAQDGGKSSWKMKPVMAVMCTVLLIFWYKTTNIQYEQTEIEETDYPFEMAKESEPVSEKLKGLPFGIMQPRSDLELKPLWSSSSLRSKSGELTNRNLLAMPVGLKQKDNVDAVVKKFLPANFTVILFHYDGNMDQWWDLEWSSKAIHIVAHNQTKWWFAKRFLHPDIVSTYDYVFLWDEDLGVENFNPQRYLRIVKSAGLEISQPALHPNSTEVHHRLTVRSRTKTFHRRVYDSRGNMKCSNASEGPPCTGFVEGMAPVFSRSAWFCTWNLIQNDLVHGWGMDMKLGYCAQGDRSKKVGIVDSEYIFHQGIQTLGGSGDPDKKNSARSGVTRKRGSPTFDSRTEIRRQSTWELRTFKERWNQAVAEDKNWVDRSSSTRNRNGNNRRLKRSSVIPSLVQRKAEETTT
- the LOC104714460 gene encoding secretory carrier-associated membrane protein 3; its protein translation is MANRYDPNPFAEEEEVNPFANPKGVPPASNSRLSPLPPEPVGFDYGRTVDIPLDRPGGTQDLKKKEKELQAKEAELRRREQDLKRKEDAAARAGIVIEVKNWPPFFPIIHHDIANEIPVHLQRLQYVTFATYLGLVLCLFWNIIAVTTAWIKGEGVTIWLLAVIYFIAGVPGGYVLWYRPLYRAFRTDSALSFGWFFLFYMLHIAFCVFAAVAPPVVFKGKSLAGILPAIDVLSGQAIVGIFYFIGFGFFCLESVVSIWVIQQVYMYFRGSGKQDQMRREAARGALRAAV
- the LOC104714461 gene encoding glycine-rich protein 2-like, with amino-acid sequence MITKLSLLFMILLLTLTLSHSRPTRPESSTGSYSDQLKKNSKGNNNKNDKGYGSSGGYFGPGTEPGTGFGLPGFSGKDWGNIGGGYGGGYGGPSGGYNKGGVVRPTVICKEKGHCHMKKLTCPAKCFKSFSRSGKGYGGGGGGGGCTIDCKKCVAYC